In Struthio camelus isolate bStrCam1 chromosome 33, bStrCam1.hap1, whole genome shotgun sequence, the following proteins share a genomic window:
- the LOC138063651 gene encoding trypsin-like, with protein sequence MELLPFVLLLLVTAGGAQDDGDRIIGGYPCIPHSQPWQVYIYQPVRCGGILLRPRWVLSAAHCLYRGLRLRLGENDLQLVEGTEQDRRVVRAIRHPAFDASTLDNDLALLQLDRPVQLGPTVQPLALPRTCAPSGTTCLVSGWGTITTPQVTQPRHLICAYVEIFSDESCRQAYPGRITPNMLCAGVRNQRIDSCQGDSGGPLSCNGTLQGIVSWGLQTCALPGRPGVYTRVCNYVGWILDTMNRN encoded by the exons ATGGAGCTGCTGCCCTTCGTGTTGCTCCTCCTGGTGACAGCAG gtGGGGCGCAGGACGACGGGGACCGGATCATCGGGGGCTACCCCTGCATCCCCCACTCGCAGCCCTGGCAGGTCTACATCTACCAGCCCGTGCGCTGCGGTGGCATCCTCCTGCGGCCCCGCTGGGTCCTCTCGGCCGCCCACTGCCTCTACAG GGGCCTGCGGCTGCGCCTGGGGGAGAACGACCTGCAGCTGGTGGAGGGGACGGAGCAGGACCGCAGGGTGGTGCGGGCCATCCGGCACCCGGCCTTCGACGCCAGCACCCTCGACAACGACCTCGCGCTGCTCCAGCTGGACCGGCCGGTGCAGCTGGGTCCCACCGTGCAGCCCCTGGCGCTGCCCCGCACCTGCGCCCCCAGCGGCACCACCTGCCTCGTCTCGGGCTGGGGCACCATCACCACCCCCCAAG tgaCCCAGCCCCGGCACCTGATCTGCGCCTACGTGGAGATCTTCTCCGACGAGTCCTGCCGCCAGGCCTACCCGGGCCGCATCACCCCCAACATGCTCTGCGCCGGGGTGCGCAACCAGCGCATCGACTCCTGCCAG GGTGACTCCGGAGGGCCACTGTCCTGCAACGGGACCCTCCAAGGCATCGTGTCATGGGGGCTGCAGACCTGTGCCCTCCCTGGGCGCCCGGGGGTCTACACACGGGTGTGCAACTACGTGGGCTGGATCCTGGACACCATGAACAGAAACTAG
- the LOC104139203 gene encoding trypsin yields the protein MAALRLLLLFLAVLLPPGCPGVPRVLGGSECPPQGHPGLVLLFHFDRPQCGGALLGARWVLSAAHCRTSHIQVRAGVHGLAMPSGWEQYAVAVDIVVHPGFSTQEGASTYSDDLMLLRIEPPLNFTPYVQPLALPQASPATGTNCTVMGWGTTTSPEESYPNTPQCVNVSVVADAECQAIYTGKVTEDMLCAGVAQGGKDSCQGDSGGPLLCNGELQGIVSWGDHPCGQAGKPGVYSRVYNYLAWIRETIGED from the exons ATGGCCGCCcttcgcctcctcctcctcttcctcgctgtGCTGCTCCCCCCCG GGTGCCCAGGGGTCCcgcgggtgctggggggcagcgagtgccccccccagggccacccgGGGCTGGTGCTGCTCTTCCACTTCGACCGGCCCCAGTGCGGGGGGGCCCTGCTGGGGGCCCGCTGGGTGCTGAGCGCCGCCCACTGCCGCACCAG ccaCATCCAGGTGCGGGCGGGGGTGCACGGCCTGGCCATGCCATCTGGGTGGGAGCAGTACGCCGTGGCCGTGGACATCGTGGTGCACCCGGGCTTCAGCACCCAGGAGGGCGCCAGCACCTACAGCGACGACCTCATGCTGCTGCGCATCGAGCCCCCGCTGAACTTCACCCCCTACGtccagcccctggccctgccccaggCGTCCCCGGCCACCGGCACCAACTGCACCGTCATGGGCTGGGGCACCACCACCAGCCCCGAGG aGTCCTACCCCAACACCCCTCAGTGCGTGAACGTCTCCGTGGTGGCCGACGCCGAGTGCCAGGCCATCTACACTGGCAAAGTCACCGAGGACATGCTCTGCGCCGGCGTGGCCCAGGGGGGCAAGGACTCCTGCCAG GGTGACTCGGGGGGGCCCCTCCTGTGCaacggggagctgcaaggcatcgtCTCGTGGGGTGACCACCCCTGCGGGCAGGCGGGAAAGCCGGGGGTCTACAGCCGGGTCTACAACTACCTCGCGTGGATCCGGGAGACCATAGGGGAGGACTGA
- the LOC138063648 gene encoding kallikrein-14-like: MLAPWPWGTTELLGALVLVASVGECMGAGPGRQRTRVCRHCHHLLPSTSFAARSAADLTRVVGGMDCREHSQPWQVAILDMYKLYCGGVLVANQWVVTAAHCTTPGLLPAGKMHPMHAHAPSHSRNMCHMSWPCHVPHMPWLHHGLYVPYTGHVLHVLAVCAATLKHQDHVPGSKPHVCVPRASPRITSIRLGKHNLFARESGEQQKRVLKSVPHPNYNPTTKDNDIMLLKLVTPITVTTRVQPIPVASCPPQPGTSCVTSGWGATSSPQVSYPDVLQCVTVTIFSTDTCQQLYPGYITENMLCAGSLSGGRDSCQGDSGGPLVCNGTLQGIVSWGMEKCGQPRRPGVYTKICRFAQWIQDTMRDNQ, translated from the exons ATGCTGGCCCCTTGGCCGTGGGGCAccacggagctgctgggagccctggtCTTGGTGGCATCTGTGGGTGAGTGCATGGGTGCAGGGCCCGGCCGGcagcgcacacgcgtgtgccggcactgccaccacctcctcccctccACATCTTTTGCAGCGCGGTCGGCAGCGGACCTCACGCGCGTGGTGGGCGGCATGGACTGCAGGGAGCACTCGCAGCCATGGCAGGTGGCCATCCTGGACATGTACAAGCTCTACTGCGGCGGTGTCCTCGTGGCCAACCAGTGGGTGGTGACGGCGGCCCACTGCACCACGCCGGG CCTGCTTCCTGCGGGGAAGATGCACCCCATGCATGCACATGCTCCATCCCACTCACGCAACATG TGTCACATGTCCTGGCCGTGCCATGTCCCACACATGCCGTGGCTGCACCATGGTCTCTATGTCCCATACACAGGCCACGTTCTCCATGTCTTGGCCGTGTGTGCTGCAACCCTCAAGCACCAGGACCATGTCCCAGGCTCCAAGCCCCATGTCTGTGTCCCCCGCGCGTCCCCCAGGATCACCAGCATCCGCCTGGGCAAGCACAATCTCTTCGCCCGGGAATCGGGTGAGCAGCAGAAGCGGGTGCTGAAGTCGGTGCCGCACCCCAACTACAACCCCACCACCAAGGACAACGACATCATGCTGCTGAAGCTTGTGACGCCCATCACCGTCaccaccagggtccagcccatcCCTGTGGCCTCCTGCCCCCCGCAGCCTGGCACCTCCTGCGTCACCTCGGGATGGGGGGCCACCTCATCCCCACAAG TCTCTTACCCGGACGTCTTGCAGTGCGTCACCGTCACCATCTTCTCGACAGACACGTGTCAGCAGTTATACCCTGGCTACATCACTGAGAACATGCTCTGTGCCGGGAGCCTCAGCGGTGGTAGGGACTCCTGCCAG GGCGACTCTGGGGGACCTCTGGTTTGCAACGGGACCCTCCAAGGCATCGTGTCCTGGGGCATGGAGAAATGCGGGCAGCCCAGGAGACCTGGAGTCTACACCAAGATCTGCAGATTCGCCCAGTGGATCCAGGACACCATGAGGGACAACCAGTGA